A portion of the Bifidobacterium sp. ESL0800 genome contains these proteins:
- the rplE gene encoding 50S ribosomal protein L5 has product MSDTTVEAPATPRLKQQYIDKIVPELEKEFKYSNPMQVAKVKKVVVSMGVGAAARDSKLIEGAVKDLTAITGQKPKITKAKKSVAQFHLREGQAIGAYVTLRGDRMWEFLDRLLVLALPRIRDFRGISDRQFDGQGNYNFGLTEQSMFHEIDPDAIDHQRGMDITVVTSTKDDKEARALLKHLGFPFKEN; this is encoded by the coding sequence ATGAGCGATACAACAGTCGAAGCGCCGGCAACACCGCGCCTGAAGCAGCAGTATATCGATAAGATCGTGCCTGAGCTCGAGAAGGAATTCAAGTATTCCAACCCGATGCAGGTCGCCAAGGTCAAGAAGGTCGTCGTCTCCATGGGCGTCGGCGCTGCGGCCCGCGACTCCAAGCTCATCGAAGGCGCCGTCAAGGACCTCACCGCCATCACCGGCCAGAAGCCGAAGATCACCAAGGCCAAGAAGTCCGTCGCACAGTTCCATCTGCGTGAAGGTCAGGCCATCGGTGCATACGTGACGCTTCGCGGCGACCGCATGTGGGAGTTCCTCGACCGGCTGCTCGTTCTGGCTCTGCCGCGTATCCGCGATTTCCGCGGTATCAGCGATCGTCAATTCGATGGCCAAGGCAACTACAACTTCGGTCTCACCGAGCAGTCCATGTTCCACGAGATCGATCCTGACGCGATCGATCATCAGCGTGGTATGGATATCACCGTGGTGACCAGCACCAAGGATGACAAGGAAGCTCGGGCTCTGCTCAAGCACCTTGGCTTCCCCTTCAAGGAGAACTGA
- a CDS encoding type Z 30S ribosomal protein S14, with amino-acid sequence MAKTALRNKAAAKPKFKVRGYTRCQVCGRPHSVYRKFGLCRICLREKAHRGELPGVTKSSW; translated from the coding sequence ATGGCAAAAACCGCTCTTAGAAATAAGGCTGCTGCCAAACCAAAGTTCAAGGTACGCGGCTATACGCGCTGCCAGGTTTGCGGCCGTCCCCACTCCGTATATCGCAAGTTCGGCCTGTGCCGCATCTGCCTTCGCGAGAAGGCGCACCGCGGCGAGCTGCCCGGAGTTACGAAGTCCAGTTGGTAA